The Lepidochelys kempii isolate rLepKem1 chromosome 5, rLepKem1.hap2, whole genome shotgun sequence genome window below encodes:
- the LOC140912110 gene encoding interferon epsilon-like, with protein sequence MTTMCLLHICLVLLFSIEISSLDCNMLHFQQNKVNMESLELLSKMGGQFPLQCLNENRNFRFPQKALRPRESQEKNAKVVIQEILQQIFNIFSKNLTQAAWDRSSVETLQNGLHQQTEQLETCLYSEMENEKLLFPMLKLKKYFRRIRDFLKEKQYSLCAWETIRLEMGRCFFFVDQLIIRLQN encoded by the coding sequence ATGACCACCATGTGTTTGCTGCACATTTGCCTTGTGCTGCTGTTCTCCATTGAAATCTCTTCTTTGGACTGTAACATGCTTCACTTCCAGCAAAATAAAGTGAACATGGAAAGCTTAGAGCTTCTGAGCAAAATGGGTGGACAATTTCCTCTACAATGCCTAAATGAAAATAGGAACTTCAGGTTCCCCCAGAAAGCTCTCAGGCCTAGAGAGTCCCAGGAGAAGAATGCCAAGGTGGTAATCCAGGAGATCCTCCAGCAGATCTTCAATATCTTCAGCAAAAACCTCACGCAAGCTGCCTGGGACAGGAGTTCTGTAGAGACATTACAAAATGGACTTCACCAGCAAACTGAACAGCTAGAGACATGTTTGTATTCAGAGATGGAGAATGAGAAACTCCTGTTCCCCATGCTGAAACTGAAGAAATACTTCCGAAGAATCAGGGATTTCCTGAAAGAAAAACAATATAGCTTGTGCGCCTGGGAGACCATCCGCTTGGAAATGGgaagatgttttttttttgttgaccAGCTGATAATAAGGCTTCAAAACTAA